One Candidatus Methylomirabilota bacterium genomic region harbors:
- a CDS encoding ABC transporter ATP-binding protein encodes MRLLCLEELTKRFSLQDLPALDTFSLNAEPGEIIALLGPSGSGKTTALRLIAGFETPDAGVVRIGGKIIADKQIFVPPEERGVGMVFQEYALFPHLTVESNVAFGLRKLDATTRAQRVQGMLETVGLTPFTYRYPHELSGGQQQRVALARALAPRPSVLLLDEPFSNLDADLMSQMHLEVYTILRELGTTAIFVTHDQKEAFMLADRVGILNQGRLEQIGRPEEIYHQPATRFVARFVGKADFLPGRVTEEGIVTEIGTLPNSPGFATGAHVEVMIRPDHIELLPDPADNAMVLSRQFRGPDNLVVVQLPSGATIHSYHTSTLTLHPRDRVKVVAKPAHVVAFQATKPWL; translated from the coding sequence ATGAGACTTCTGTGTCTTGAAGAATTGACGAAGCGATTTTCTCTCCAGGATCTGCCCGCGCTGGACACCTTCTCCCTGAATGCGGAGCCTGGCGAGATCATCGCTCTCCTGGGGCCGAGCGGCAGTGGGAAGACCACCGCGTTGCGTCTCATCGCCGGCTTTGAAACGCCGGATGCCGGCGTGGTGCGAATTGGCGGGAAAATTATAGCTGACAAACAGATCTTTGTTCCTCCAGAGGAGCGGGGTGTGGGTATGGTTTTTCAGGAATACGCCCTATTCCCACATCTGACCGTGGAGTCAAATGTCGCGTTCGGCCTGAGGAAGCTGGACGCCACGACCCGGGCCCAACGGGTCCAGGGCATGCTCGAGACGGTGGGTCTTACCCCTTTTACATACCGCTATCCCCACGAACTGTCCGGGGGCCAGCAGCAGCGAGTGGCGTTGGCTCGAGCCCTGGCCCCCCGCCCATCCGTCCTGCTCCTCGACGAACCCTTCAGCAACTTGGATGCGGACCTGATGTCCCAAATGCACCTCGAGGTGTATACGATCCTCCGGGAGCTGGGGACCACCGCAATCTTTGTGACCCATGATCAAAAGGAAGCGTTCATGCTCGCAGACCGGGTCGGCATCTTGAACCAGGGGCGATTGGAGCAGATCGGTAGACCTGAGGAGATCTATCACCAGCCGGCGACCCGATTCGTGGCCCGCTTTGTGGGAAAGGCCGACTTCCTGCCCGGCCGCGTCACCGAGGAGGGAATCGTGACCGAGATTGGCACCCTGCCCAACTCCCCCGGCTTCGCGACAGGGGCGCATGTTGAAGTCATGATCCGTCCTGACCACATCGAGCTGCTTCCCGACCCGGCAGATAACGCCATGGTCCTCTCCCGACAGTTTCGAGGACCGGACAATCTTGTCGTGGTCCAGCTTCCCTCGGGAGCCACCATCCACAGTTACCACACGTCGACCCTCACCCTCCATCCCCGGGATCGGGTGAAGGTGGTGGCGAAGCCAGCCCACGTGGTGGCTTTTCAGGCAACCAAACCGTGGCTCTGA